In Candidatus Zixiibacteriota bacterium, the DNA window CGCCAAAACCAGAGTTGCTCTCGTGCGAAATCCGGACGTGTTCGACAAAGAAGGCGGGATCGATCCGAAAGTCATCTCGAAGATGATGGATGACGCTCTCACAGCTCTGTTCGAGGCTGAGAAACCAATCGATGTCTGGAAGGGGTTATTCAAGCCTGACGATGTTGTTGGCATCAAGAGCAATGAGTGGGGGCCATTGCCGACACCGGAGGCTCTTGAGGAATATTTCAGACTAAGCTTGCTGCAGGTGGGTGTAGATGAGAAGAATATCGACATCGATGATCGCGGTGTTCTTCGCAGTAAAGTCTTCAAAGGCTCTACAGCTCTGATAAATGCTCGCCCGATGAGGACTCACCACTGGTCCGGCGTCGGGAGCCTTCTGAAAAACTACATCATGTTTACGCCAAGTCCGCCCAGCTATCACGACAATTACTGCGCCGATCTCGCAAAGTTGTGGGATCTTCCGATGGTCCAGGGCAAAACACGGCTCAATGTGCTGGTCATGCTGACACCACTATTCCACGGAGTCGGATCGCATCATTTCAATCCGGAATACACTTGGAAATATGGCGGTCTGCTTGTCGGCACCGATCCGGTAGCGCTCGATTCTGTCGGATTGCAGATATTGCAGGCGAAACGTCTTGCATATTTCGGCGAGAACAAACCGTTGCGTCCAACGGCGCATCATATCCGACTTGCCGACACGCGCCACGGCCTCGGCGTCAGCGATTTGGATAAGATTGAGTTGACTAAAATCGGTTCGACGGCGGGGATATTGATTTAGATGGTTGGTGAGGGTTAGTGTAATCCTTATGAGGACAATCGAATAAAGGGAGGAAGGCAGATGACAAATCCAGGTTCCTACAAGACTGTCATTAAGGCGTATGATGAAGCGCAAACAGAGATTCAGAAGTACTTTCCTCATTTCACAGACTTGATCGACCGCTACCGCTGGGACGTCGTAGTCAGTTATGTTTTTGCGCGTATCGAGTTCGCGAAACACATGACAATTTACTGCGGAATCGTCAAACTCCATCAGACGGATGCAGATCTCTCCTGGAAGGCTGTTACGGGAGATTATCTGTCGCGAACCAGATTCAGAGAACTCTTCCGCACTATCTTCGGAAAGCACATCAGCGAGCCTCTCTTGAAGAAGTTGGAATCAGCAGAGGCAGTCCGAGACAAGCACGTCCACGGTAAACCGGTCACTCCCGCAAACCTACGCAAAGCATTGGTTGATACATTGAAATTCGCAGAGGAATTCAATGCCTTTGTGTACTCAGTCGCTCAGTTCAGGCCTTTTGCCGATCTGCGGGGCTTCAAGGGGGCAGGGAAATCGCTGCCGAAATCAACAACTCGATGGATTCTGAAGGGAATGAACTTTCAGCTGAATTGAGGAAACGACATTCTCAGTGATGGTTCGTTCAATGGTTTTTGGCTAAACCTAAATGAGTACGCTGCGAATTATTCGAAGAGCCGTCAGGAATCTTTCCTGACGGAATCCATACTGTGGTTGGCGTACGTCCCTGTGCCCGATAGAGAACTGGATTCCCGTGCACACAGGAGTTGTGCTCCTGTGGTCGTCATACATCAACTGTGCAGAGGCACACCATTGCGCTCACAAGGATAATGCCTGTTATTGCTTCAGCAATGTAATCATCTCATCGGGACTGGTGGTCGGGAGCTTGCAGTTGTAATTCATACAAACATATACCGTCGATTTGGCATCAATGCTCTTCTGATCCCGCGTGAATTCAGCGATCTTCGAAATGTCGGGCGACTTCTCATCAGACGGCTTGAAAATCACGACTTTGTTCGGCAGGTACACACTTTGCAGAGTCGATAACATCTTCTCGGTATCTTCAGCGCCATCTTTGCCGACTATCACAATCTCATACGATGGTCCAACCGCGAAATCGACAGCCATCATCAACTGCGTGAAATTCGATGGGCTGGTATTGACCGAGCCGGAGAACGACTTCGCAATCGCAGCGGCTTTGCTCTCAAGAGCTGTGTCGCCGGTGATTCTTGCAAGCCGCAGCAGATTCAGCATCGCGACGGAATTGCCGGATGGCGTTGCACCGTCGTAGATTTCCTTTGACCGATGAATCAATTCCTCGCTGTCGTCAGCCGTGAAGAAATAGCCGCCATCGGTATCATCCCAGAAATGCGCGAGCATCTGGTCGTTCAGTTCAATCGTACTTTTCAAGTATTCCGTATCAAAGGTTGCCTCGTACAGTTCAATCAGTCCCCGGACGAAGTAAGCATAGTCATCGACAAACGCAGGCATTGCGGCTTCGCCATCGCGGAACCGATGAAGCAACCTGCCATCTCCAGATCGCACATTGCTCATCACAAACTCGGCAGCCTTCTCCGCGGCATCCCGGTACTGAGGATCATCGAAAACCTGCGCAGCTTTGGCAAGAGCCGCGATCATTAAACCGTTCCAATCGGTCAGAATCTTGTCATCTTTGGAGGGATGCACTCGCTTCTCTCGATATGCGAAAAGCCTTTCGCGTGTACTCTCCAGCTTGCTATCCAGTTCGGATTCGGACAAAGCAAGTTCTGATGCAACTTCGCTAAGTGGCCTTGTCAGATGCAGAATATTCGCACCTGAGCCGGCACCGGTTGCCTCATCCTTGAAATTCCCATTCGGTAGCACGTTGTACGTTGCCGCAGCGATGCGAGCATCCTCCTCGCCGAGGACTTGCTTGAGTTCATCGAGCGTCCAGACATAATACTTCCCCTCTTCCCCTTCGCTATCAGCATCCTCGGCAGAATAGAATCCGCCATTGGGTGAAGTCATATCTCGCAGCACATATGTCAGAATTTCGCGGGCAGTCGTTGCGTACTCATCTTTTCCGGTAGCCTGATATGCCTCGACATAAGCCATCGTCAGCAGCGCCTGATCATAAAGCATCTTCTCGAAATGCGGAAGCAGCCAGTCAGGGTCGGTCGAATATCTGTGAAATCCGAACCCGACATGGTCGAAAATGCCGCCGTGTCGCATGGCCTGCAGAGTTTTCTCGACCATAGTGAGCGCGTGCTGATCGCCGGTTCTCTTCCAATACCGCAAAAGAAATAGTTGATTGTGTGGAATCGGGAACTTTCTGCTTCCCGCAAAACCACCGCGCTGCTCGTCGAACCGGCCTTTGAGTTCATCGTATGCCCTGACAAGTGTCGTTTCTCCCAGATCGCCGCCGGACGAAACCGATTCGGTTGAGCGTTGTAGTCCAGCGACTATCTGCTCGGCAGATTGGTCGATATCCTCTCTCCGATTCTTCCAGACATCTACCACTTGAGGGATCAACTCAAGCATGCCGGGTCTTCCGTATCGGGACTCCCTGGGGATATATGTACCTGCAAAGAATGGTTTCTTGTCGGGAGTCATCAATATTGTCAGCGGCCATCCGCCGCTACCGGTCATCATCTGGCAGACAGTCATGTATATATTGTCGATATCGGGACGCTCCTCGCGATCAACTTTGATCGACACAAATGCCTCGTTCATCATGGCTGCCACCGTCGAATCCTCGAACGATTCGTGCTCCATAACATGACACCAGTGGCAAGTCGAGTAACCAATGGAGAGAAAGATCGGTTTATCTTCTCTGCGAGCCTTGTCGAAAGCCTCCTCCCCCCACGGATACCATTCCAGCGGGTTGTATGCGTGCTGCAGAAGATACGGGCTTTTCTCGTTGATGAGCGCATTAGCATGCCCTGCATAAGCGGTCCCACCGACCGTATCATCAACTTTTGATGTATCCGAAACTCGTCCTGTCGAATCTTTCATTGATTCACTCCTATCGGAACAATGTAGCGTTACTGCTGCCAATATCAGAAAGACTGCTGTTGTAGTCAGGGTTGCTCTGACGTGTCGCCTCATATTAGCACTAATCAAAATACTCCTGCCATGTTGATGTATAATGATCGAATAACGGTCAGTAGTAATTCAACAGAGTGATTCGCAGGATGTTCCTTTTCCTGTATGTGTCCTCAAAAATGTATTGATAAGGGATGCAAAATTCGCAATCATAAGACTAATTATGGATATAGATAATGCACTGCGCCGCTGCAGCCTCTGCGCTCATCTAAATGAGAGCGAACTGGCTGCGATAGCTAAGATTTCCTCGATCCGCTCCGTAGCGCGGAACGGTATGCTGTTTCTTGAAGGCGATCCGGCAGATGGCTTCTTTTCGCTGGTCGAAGGGAAGGTCAGAATCTACAAGGCATCACCGGAGGGCAGAGAATACACGATTCACATTATATCGGCTGGCCAACTCTTCGCCGAAGCGGCTATCTTCCAGGGGAGCAGCTATCCGGCCAATTGCATCGCGCTGGAGGATTCTGTCGTCATCTACTTCCCAAAGTCAGAATTCGTCGATCTTCTCGCGCGTATGCCGGAGATTTCGCTCAAGATAATAGGCTCGCTGTCCGCATTTCTGCGTGAATACAACCAGATGGTCGAGAATCTGTCGCTCAAGGAAGTCCCGGCCCGGCTCGCATCATACCTGCTCGGTGAATATGACCGCACTCCGGGGGAAGTCGTTGTCCTGAGGATGTCAAAGACAGCACTCTCGACGAAGCTCGGAACAGCGAGCGAAACCCTTTCTCGCAACCTGCGCAAATTTAGCGACTTAGGAATAATTCAAGTCGACAACAAAGAGATCACAATCCTCGATCCCGCCAGGCTCGCCGCAATCGCAGATGGTCAGAAAATCTGATTTCTTGACCCAGGTCAATGCTTAAAAGGGACTATTCCAGTACATTTTGCCGAAGAATGTAGTGAGACACCAAATCGAAAGGAGCCAATTATGGCAGTCCGGAAGATAGTTCATATAGATGAAGAGAAATGCGACGGGTGCGGACTCTGTGTGCCCTCATGCGCCGAGGGTGCAATCCAGATAATCGACGGCAAGGCGAAGCTGGTCAAGGATACATACTGCGATGGTCTCGG includes these proteins:
- a CDS encoding DUF362 domain-containing protein, which encodes MTKNLTDKKIGTITRRDFIRGATFAALGAALPLPLLADDAKPVAKTRVALVRNPDVFDKEGGIDPKVISKMMDDALTALFEAEKPIDVWKGLFKPDDVVGIKSNEWGPLPTPEALEEYFRLSLLQVGVDEKNIDIDDRGVLRSKVFKGSTALINARPMRTHHWSGVGSLLKNYIMFTPSPPSYHDNYCADLAKLWDLPMVQGKTRLNVLVMLTPLFHGVGSHHFNPEYTWKYGGLLVGTDPVALDSVGLQILQAKRLAYFGENKPLRPTAHHIRLADTRHGLGVSDLDKIELTKIGSTAGILI
- a CDS encoding thioredoxin domain-containing protein is translated as MKDSTGRVSDTSKVDDTVGGTAYAGHANALINEKSPYLLQHAYNPLEWYPWGEEAFDKARREDKPIFLSIGYSTCHWCHVMEHESFEDSTVAAMMNEAFVSIKVDREERPDIDNIYMTVCQMMTGSGGWPLTILMTPDKKPFFAGTYIPRESRYGRPGMLELIPQVVDVWKNRREDIDQSAEQIVAGLQRSTESVSSGGDLGETTLVRAYDELKGRFDEQRGGFAGSRKFPIPHNQLFLLRYWKRTGDQHALTMVEKTLQAMRHGGIFDHVGFGFHRYSTDPDWLLPHFEKMLYDQALLTMAYVEAYQATGKDEYATTAREILTYVLRDMTSPNGGFYSAEDADSEGEEGKYYVWTLDELKQVLGEEDARIAAATYNVLPNGNFKDEATGAGSGANILHLTRPLSEVASELALSESELDSKLESTRERLFAYREKRVHPSKDDKILTDWNGLMIAALAKAAQVFDDPQYRDAAEKAAEFVMSNVRSGDGRLLHRFRDGEAAMPAFVDDYAYFVRGLIELYEATFDTEYLKSTIELNDQMLAHFWDDTDGGYFFTADDSEELIHRSKEIYDGATPSGNSVAMLNLLRLARITGDTALESKAAAIAKSFSGSVNTSPSNFTQLMMAVDFAVGPSYEIVIVGKDGAEDTEKMLSTLQSVYLPNKVVIFKPSDEKSPDISKIAEFTRDQKSIDAKSTVYVCMNYNCKLPTTSPDEMITLLKQ
- a CDS encoding Crp/Fnr family transcriptional regulator, with protein sequence MDIDNALRRCSLCAHLNESELAAIAKISSIRSVARNGMLFLEGDPADGFFSLVEGKVRIYKASPEGREYTIHIISAGQLFAEAAIFQGSSYPANCIALEDSVVIYFPKSEFVDLLARMPEISLKIIGSLSAFLREYNQMVENLSLKEVPARLASYLLGEYDRTPGEVVVLRMSKTALSTKLGTASETLSRNLRKFSDLGIIQVDNKEITILDPARLAAIADGQKI
- a CDS encoding 4Fe-4S binding protein; amino-acid sequence: MAVRKIVHIDEEKCDGCGLCVPSCAEGAIQIIDGKAKLVKDTYCDGLG